One segment of Primulina tabacum isolate GXHZ01 chromosome 6, ASM2559414v2, whole genome shotgun sequence DNA contains the following:
- the LOC142550210 gene encoding uncharacterized protein LOC142550210: MPPKRKNIEGDDRTPPTDKTAKVVDEFSKLLKQQAMVHSEQIQQLLSMHISSQGRGSGRGQSTTESSVEGAYDRFRCMNPPDFIGGPDPLVALEWIKSLEAIFDYLKFTDQEKVSCAVFMLVKAARIWWEATKDALSVTQYTLKFEEGCVFVPFIAENDKDKGEHFLRGLKPEILRYVHMFKVDTYQDIVERALLAEHDEQEIEKERQLRRQAFQTRGQGASANVRGGHKGKGKMEQRSKPHVPSSDTERQVCPKCGKPHKGECLVGSGRCFRCKEMGHMALKCPLSYGKGKVQGRIFAMTKESVNPDSSVISGNILIYGKEAITLIDTGATHSFMSEVLMHSIYVEPTVMPLHFNVVLPFGDEICPTNIIKACPVQLGARLLFADFIVIPMVAFDVILSMDWLFAYRAVIDCVSKTVKFLAYDNDSDVFVGLGSSMGIPIISCLQANKLLHKGCMGFLASVVDVPKESNLQIQDIDVVQDYPDVFADDVPGLPPDREMEFVFDLIPGRSPISKAPYRMALIEMKELKTQLQELLDKGFIRPSSSPWGAPVLFVKKKDGSLRLCIDYRELNKVAFLGHIVSKEGISVDPSKIESIKQWPIPKTVSEIRSFLGLAGYYRWFIANFSKIALPLTSLTRKSTKFEWTMECQQAFQTLKDKLTSAPVLVLPCGTVARLSALFPRSTLFDRILKEQQLDTQLLELKRKSDLTGVSEFGLNCDGLLTFRGKICVPMGDGIRKDVKIEHQRPAGLLQSLPIPQWKWEHIIMDFVTGLPRTQKGFNSIWVIVDRLTNSSHFLPVKMTYSMNQYAEAYIQKIVRLHGIPVSIDSDRDPSYEEMPVQILDRKVKVLRNKEIGLVKVLWRNQFSLLHFPTSSAKLIVGFLASSTKISSYKESFKIIIATIVLVGCK, encoded by the exons ATGCCTCCCAAGAGAAAGAATATTGAAGGGGATGATAGGACTCCTCCTACTGATAAGACTGCCAAGGTTGTAGATGAATTCAGTAAGTTATTGAAACAACAAGCGATGGTTCATAGCGAGCAGATACAACAGCTATTGAGCATGCATATCTCGAGCCAGGGTCGAGGTAGTGGAAGAGGCCAAAGTACAACTGAAAGTTCTGTTGAGGGTGCTTATGATCGTTTCAGATGTATGAACCCTCCTGATTTTATTGGAGGGCCTGATCCCTTAGTGGCTCTTGAATGGATCAAATCGTTGGAAGCCATATTCGATTATTTGAagttcactgaccaagaaaaggTAAGTTGTGCTGTGTTTATGTTGGTCAAAGCTGCTCGTATCTGGTGGGAAGCCACCAAG GATGCTTTGTCTGTTACTCAATATACGTTGAAGTTTGAGGAAGGATGTGTTTTTGTTCCTTTTATTGCTGAGAACGATAAGGATAAAGGTGAACACTTCCTTCGTGGATTGAAGCCAGAGATTCTAAGATATGTGCATATGTTCAAGGTGGACACATACCAGGATATTGTTGAGAGGGCCTTGCTAGCCGAGCACGATGAGCAAGAGATCGAGAAAGAGAGGCAGCTAAGAAGGCAAGCTTTCCAAACAAGAGGCCAAGGTGCAAGTGCAAATGTACGAGGTGGCCACAAAGGTAAAGGTAAAATGGAGCAGCGCTCTAAACCTCATGTGCCTTCTTCTGATACTGAACGACAGGTATGTCCTAAGTGTGGAAAGCCACACAAGGGTGAGTGTTTGGTGGGTAGTGGACGATGTTTTAGATGCAAGGAGATGGGGCACATGGCACTGAAATGTCCTCTCTCCTACGGCAAAGGAAAAGTCCAAGGCAGAATTTTTGCTATGACGAAGGAAAGTGTtaatcctgattcttctgtgatatCAGGTAATATTTTAATCTACGGCAAAGAAGCAATTACATTGATTGACACTGGTGCAacccattcttttatgtctgaagtgCTTATGCATTCTATATATGTTGAACCTACTGTTATGCCATTACACTTCAATGTTGTGTTGCCCTTTGGGGATGAAATTTGTCCCACTAATATTATCAAGGCATGTCCTGTACAATTGGGTGCGAGATTATTGTTTGCTGATTTTATTGTTATTCCaatggttgcatttgatgttatattgaGTATGGATTGGTTATTTGCTTATCGCGCAGTGATCGATTGTGTGAGCAAAACAGTGAAGTTTTTAGCATATGACAATGATAGTGATGTGTTTGTTGGTCTAGGCTCTTCGATGGGTATTCCTATTATTTCTTGCCTTCAAGCTAATAAGTTGTTGCACAAAGGTTGTATGGGTTTTCTAGCTTCAGTGGTTGATGTGCCAAAGGAAAGTAATTTGCAAATACAGGATATTGATGTGGTTCAAGATTATCCTGATGTATTTGCTGATGATGTGCCTGGATTACCACCTGATCGAGAGATGGAGTTTGTTTTTGATTTAATTCCAGGTAGATCTCCAATTTCCAaagctccatacagaatggctcttattgaaatgaaagaattgaagactcAATTGCAGGAgctattagataaaggttttatccGACCTAGTTCCTCaccgtggggagctccagttttgtTCGTAAAGAAAAAAGATGGATCATTACGattatgtattgactaccgagaACTCAACAAG GTGGCATTTTTGGGCCATATTGTTTCAAAAGAAGGAATTTCGGTAGATCCTTCTAAGATTGAATCTATCAAGCAATGGCCCATTCCAAAGACAGTTTCAGAGATAcggagttttcttggtttggcagggTATTACCGATGGTTCATAGCCAACTTTTCAAAGATAGCTTTGCCATTGACAAGTTTGACACGGAAATCTACCAAGTTCGAATGGACCATGGAGTGCCAACAAGCGTTTCAAacattgaaagataagttgacttcTGCCCCTGTATTAGTACTTCCTTGTG GTACAGTTGCTCGATTATCTGCACTGTTTCCCCGCTCAACCTTATttgatcgaattttgaaggaacAACAACTGGACACTCAGTTATTAGAGTTGAAGAGAAAAAGTGATCTGACAGGAGTTTCAGAGTTTGGGTTGAATTGTGATGGTTTATTGACCTTTCGAGGTAAGATATGTGTTCCTATGGGTGATGGCATTCGAAAAGAT gttaagattgagcaccagagaccagCGGGCTTGTTGCAATCCTTGCCTATACCGcaatggaagtgggagcacataatcatggattttgttactggCTTGCCAAGAACTCAGAAAGGcttcaattctatttgggtgatcGTGGATCGATTAACCAATTCATCTCACTTTCTTCCTGTCAAGATGACGTATtctatgaatcaatatgctgaggCTTATATTCAGAAaattgtgagacttcatggaaTACCGGTATCGATAgattcagatcgtgatccaag TTACGAGGAAATGCCggttcaaattcttgatcgcaaagttaaagtgttgagaaacaaagaaaTTGGCCTTGtcaaagttctttggaggaatcaa TTTTCTCTCCTTCATTTTCCTACTTCAAGTGCCAAGCTCATAGTTGGTTTCTTAGCTTCTTCCACTAAGATTTCAAGCTACAAG gaatcaTTCAAGATCATCATAGCAACTATAGTGCTCGTGGGTTGTAAGTAG